One genomic window of Moorella glycerini includes the following:
- a CDS encoding AAA family ATPase: protein MARHIAVAGKGGTGKTTFAALLIRYLVEKKKGSILAVDADPNANLNEALGVKVDTVIADILEATKNPRAIPAGMSKDMFIQYQLAQALVETRDFDLLTMGRPQGPGCYCYPNDLLRKHLETLSASYDYMVIDSEAGLEHISRRVIQNVKDLFVISDASVRGIRSAGRVQELVQELQLAIPNMYLIVTKTTGDQGPLQEEIERTGLPLGGTIPYDEQVVAFDTYGKPLFELPAEAPAVQAVNDILSRCRI, encoded by the coding sequence GTGGCCCGCCATATTGCCGTTGCCGGTAAAGGGGGTACAGGAAAGACCACCTTTGCCGCCCTGTTGATACGCTATCTAGTTGAGAAGAAAAAGGGGAGCATCCTGGCCGTGGATGCCGACCCCAACGCCAATTTAAACGAAGCCCTGGGCGTTAAAGTCGATACCGTTATTGCTGATATCCTCGAGGCCACCAAAAACCCGCGGGCCATCCCCGCGGGCATGAGCAAGGATATGTTCATCCAGTACCAGCTGGCCCAGGCCCTGGTGGAAACGAGGGACTTTGATCTATTAACCATGGGCCGGCCCCAGGGTCCGGGCTGTTACTGTTATCCTAATGACCTCTTGCGCAAGCACCTGGAAACCTTAAGCGCCAGCTACGACTATATGGTCATTGACAGTGAAGCCGGCCTGGAGCATATCAGCCGGCGGGTTATCCAGAATGTGAAGGACCTCTTCGTCATCAGCGACGCCTCCGTGCGGGGGATTCGTTCCGCCGGTAGGGTACAGGAACTGGTCCAGGAACTGCAGCTGGCTATTCCCAATATGTACCTGATAGTAACCAAAACCACCGGGGACCAGGGGCCCCTCCAGGAAGAGATCGAGCGGACGGGATTGCCCTTGGGCGGGACTATTCCCTATGATGAACAGGTCGTCGCTTTTGACACTTACGGCAAACCCCTTTTTGAGCTACCGGCAGAAGCCCCGGCCGTCCAGGCAGTCAATGACATCCTGAGCAGGTGCCGTATTTAA
- a CDS encoding CoB--CoM heterodisulfide reductase iron-sulfur subunit B family protein — translation MKLSYYPGCSLHSTAAEFSASTEAVFKALGVELQELGDWCCCGATSGHSLNSYLSHALPLHNLILAEAAGNDLLVPCAACYNSLKAAQTFMAGGSQEARELNQQAGQILEREYRGEVQVRHVVDMLADDRIKALLEERLQKRLAGLPLAAYYGCLLTRPPKVASFEANPEQPRLMDRLLARCGATPVGWTHKNECCGASLAIPQPQLVEQLVGKITAAARYAGAAAIVTACPLCQTNLDSRQPAGAEPLPVFFITEIIGLALGLDAAPWLKKHLVDPLPLLRQQGLLVAS, via the coding sequence ATGAAATTAAGTTATTACCCGGGCTGTTCCCTGCACTCGACGGCGGCTGAATTTTCCGCCTCCACCGAAGCCGTGTTTAAAGCCCTGGGAGTGGAGTTACAGGAACTGGGCGACTGGTGCTGTTGCGGCGCCACCTCCGGCCATTCCCTTAACAGTTACCTGAGCCATGCCTTGCCCCTGCATAACCTAATCCTGGCTGAGGCTGCCGGTAACGATTTGCTGGTACCCTGTGCCGCCTGTTATAACTCCTTAAAAGCGGCCCAGACCTTTATGGCGGGCGGCAGCCAGGAAGCCCGGGAACTCAACCAGCAGGCAGGTCAAATCCTGGAACGGGAATACCGGGGAGAGGTGCAGGTGCGTCATGTCGTAGATATGCTGGCCGATGACCGCATCAAGGCTTTACTTGAAGAGCGCTTGCAGAAGCGCCTGGCTGGCCTCCCCCTGGCTGCCTACTACGGTTGCCTGCTGACCCGGCCGCCGAAAGTAGCCAGTTTTGAGGCCAATCCCGAGCAGCCCCGGCTGATGGACCGGCTCCTGGCCCGGTGCGGTGCCACTCCGGTAGGCTGGACCCATAAAAACGAGTGTTGTGGGGCCAGTCTCGCCATTCCCCAGCCGCAACTTGTGGAGCAGCTGGTGGGCAAAATAACGGCTGCCGCTCGCTATGCCGGAGCTGCAGCCATAGTGACGGCCTGTCCCCTGTGCCAGACTAACCTGGACAGCCGCCAGCCGGCCGGAGCAGAACCTCTACCCGTCTTTTTCATTACCGAAATCATTGGCCTGGCCCTGGGGCTGGATGCCGCTCCCTGGTTAAAGAAACATTTAGTAGATCCCCTGCCCCTTTTACGGCAGCAGGGATTGCTGGTAGCCTCCTAG
- a CDS encoding acetyl-CoA decarbonylase/synthase complex subunit delta gives MAVQILRDRSRATVQKVVLGATKEQGGTRSHTIVVGGDAALPFHHFEGEISRPVIAMEVQDIVPDWPEVLKDPFNDVINEPGRWAQKCVAEYGADLIYLKLDGADPEGANRSVDQCVATVKEVLQAVGVPLIVVGCDDVEKDHDVLEAVAETAAGENLLLGNAEQDNYKSLTAACMVHKHNIIARSPLDINICKQLNILINEMNLGLDHIVIDPSIGGLGYGIEYAYSIMERIRLGALQGDKMLSMPVICTVGYEAWRAKEAVAPVSEYPGWGKEVERGILWEAVTATALLQAGAHILLMRHPEAVAKVKENIDQLMASNAY, from the coding sequence ATGGCCGTCCAGATTTTACGTGATCGTAGCCGCGCAACGGTACAAAAAGTTGTCCTGGGTGCCACCAAAGAGCAGGGCGGTACCCGCAGCCATACCATTGTTGTCGGCGGCGATGCTGCCCTTCCCTTCCACCATTTTGAAGGAGAGATTAGCCGTCCCGTTATTGCCATGGAAGTCCAGGATATCGTTCCCGACTGGCCGGAAGTGTTGAAGGATCCCTTTAATGATGTAATTAATGAGCCCGGCCGCTGGGCGCAAAAATGCGTGGCCGAATACGGTGCCGACCTTATTTACCTGAAACTAGACGGTGCCGATCCCGAAGGGGCCAACCGCTCGGTAGACCAGTGTGTGGCTACCGTCAAGGAAGTCCTGCAGGCTGTTGGTGTTCCCCTGATTGTCGTCGGCTGCGACGACGTGGAGAAGGATCACGACGTCCTGGAGGCAGTAGCCGAAACGGCTGCAGGGGAAAACCTGCTCCTGGGTAACGCCGAGCAGGATAACTACAAATCCCTTACGGCGGCCTGCATGGTGCACAAGCACAACATTATTGCCCGCTCGCCCCTGGATATTAATATCTGCAAGCAGCTCAACATCCTCATCAACGAAATGAACCTGGGCCTGGACCACATTGTTATTGATCCTTCCATTGGCGGCCTGGGCTACGGGATAGAATACGCCTACTCGATTATGGAGCGCATCCGCCTGGGGGCCCTCCAGGGCGATAAAATGCTCTCCATGCCGGTGATCTGTACGGTAGGTTATGAGGCCTGGCGGGCCAAGGAAGCTGTAGCTCCGGTTAGCGAATACCCCGGCTGGGGTAAAGAAGTAGAGCGGGGCATCCTCTGGGAAGCAGTTACCGCCACCGCCCTCCTCCAGGCCGGCGCCCACATCCTCCTCATGCGCCATCCGGAAGCTGTGGCCAAAGTCAAGGAAAATATCGACCAGCTTATGGCCAGCAACGCTTATTAA
- a CDS encoding methyltetrahydrofolate cobalamin methyltransferase, protein MLIIGERINGMFNDIKRAIQERDPAPVQEWARRQEEGGARALDLNVGPAVQDKVSAMEWLVEVTQEASSLTLCLDSTNIAAIEAGLKKAKNRVIINSTSAEREKIEKLFPLAVEYGAALIGLTMNKTGIPKDSDTRLAFAMELVAAADEFGLPMDDLYIDPLILPANVAQDHAPEVLKTLQQIKMLADPAPRTVLGLSNVSQNCQNRPLINRTFLAMAMACGLDAAIADACDEALMETAAAAEILLNQTVYCDSFVKMFKTR, encoded by the coding sequence ATGCTTATCATTGGTGAAAGGATTAACGGCATGTTCAATGACATTAAACGGGCCATTCAAGAACGGGACCCGGCCCCGGTGCAGGAATGGGCCCGGCGCCAGGAAGAAGGCGGCGCCCGCGCCCTGGATCTAAATGTCGGCCCGGCCGTTCAAGATAAAGTAAGCGCCATGGAATGGCTGGTAGAGGTTACCCAGGAAGCCAGCAGTCTAACCCTGTGCCTGGATTCCACCAATATCGCGGCCATCGAAGCGGGACTGAAAAAAGCCAAAAACAGGGTTATTATCAACTCCACCAGTGCCGAAAGGGAAAAAATAGAAAAGTTATTCCCCCTGGCCGTAGAGTACGGTGCCGCTCTCATCGGCCTCACCATGAATAAAACCGGCATCCCTAAGGATAGCGACACCCGCCTGGCCTTTGCCATGGAACTGGTAGCCGCAGCCGATGAATTCGGCCTGCCCATGGATGACCTGTATATTGACCCCTTAATTCTCCCGGCCAATGTCGCCCAGGATCACGCCCCGGAGGTTTTAAAAACCCTGCAACAGATTAAAATGCTGGCCGACCCGGCCCCCCGGACCGTACTGGGCTTGAGCAACGTCTCCCAGAACTGCCAGAACCGGCCCCTCATCAACCGGACTTTCCTGGCCATGGCCATGGCCTGCGGCCTGGATGCCGCCATTGCCGATGCCTGCGACGAAGCCCTCATGGAAACGGCGGCAGCAGCAGAAATTTTGCTCAACCAGACGGTTTACTGTGATTCTTTTGTCAAGATGTTTAAAACCAGGTAG
- a CDS encoding 4Fe-4S dicluster domain-containing protein, translating into MAEQQIVPSHQLVAPVARQSGQPVSRCYQCHKCTAGCPVTMAMDLMPHQVVRFVQLGLEEELLKSKTIWQCAACRTCVSRCPNGIDIAAINDALKQRALAKGVQPALPEVAAFHQAFLASVKSKGRVHELGMMIAFKMKTGTYFQDVPLGLKMFRRGKLRLLPEGLKNKARFRALWQGEKGGQA; encoded by the coding sequence TTGGCTGAGCAACAAATTGTACCTTCCCACCAGCTTGTTGCTCCGGTGGCAAGGCAATCGGGTCAACCTGTCAGCCGTTGTTACCAGTGCCATAAATGTACTGCCGGCTGTCCGGTCACGATGGCCATGGACCTGATGCCCCACCAGGTAGTACGCTTTGTGCAGCTTGGTCTGGAAGAAGAACTCTTAAAAAGCAAAACCATCTGGCAATGTGCTGCCTGCCGGACCTGTGTTTCCCGTTGTCCCAACGGCATCGACATTGCCGCTATTAACGACGCTTTGAAGCAGCGGGCCCTGGCTAAAGGAGTCCAGCCGGCCCTGCCGGAAGTGGCTGCCTTCCACCAGGCCTTCCTGGCTTCGGTTAAAAGCAAAGGCCGGGTCCATGAACTGGGGATGATGATCGCCTTTAAGATGAAAACAGGCACCTATTTCCAGGATGTCCCCCTGGGGCTGAAAATGTTCCGCCGCGGTAAACTACGGCTTTTACCCGAAGGTCTTAAAAATAAAGCTCGCTTCCGGGCCTTGTGGCAAGGGGAAAAGGGGGGACAGGCATGA